In a genomic window of Penaeus vannamei isolate JL-2024 chromosome 10, ASM4276789v1, whole genome shotgun sequence:
- the LOC138862893 gene encoding uncharacterized protein has translation MIPLIEGQTSLSLERIKIPNSSDYLLCDVSLGYPRPYIPPSLRRRFFDAYHQHRGIRATQHLIRGKVVWPGINKDVRQWCRSCIECQRTKIYRHTKSPFQTFPIPDERFQHIHIDIVGPLPSDDGYSYILTMIDRFTRWPEEMVYGTTLALPADFIVTAGNFEPGTFGKQLCERMTRVRSRPTRPTRQQDIYMPPGLQDCSHVFVRKHPRPPLCPPYEGPFPVIRRSDKTITIRRPKGEDTVTVDRVKPAHLHQPIKITKFRFATAKLEGECCSGS, from the coding sequence ATGATTCCGCTCATAGAGGGCCAGACTTCCCTTAGCCTTGAGAGAATCAAGATACCAAACTCCAGCGACTACCTCCTCTGCGATGTCTCCCTCGGCTACCCACGACCGtacatcccgccttccctccgccggcgATTCTTCGACGCATACCACCAGCATCGAGGCATCCGGGCCACCCAACATCTCATCCGCGGCAAAGTCGTTTGGCCTGGCATCAACAAAGACGTTCGACAGTGGTGCCGCTCGTGCATCGAGTGCCAGAGGACCAAGATCTACAGGCATACAAAATCTCCCTTCCAGACGTTCCCTATCCCAGACGAAAGGTtccaacacatccacatcgaTATAGTGGGACCCCTGCCCTCGGACGACGGCTACAGCTACATCCTGACGATGATTGACCGCTTCACCAGATGGCCCGAGGAAATGGTCTATGGAACAACGCTCGCCCTCCCTGCAGATTTCATCGTCACAGCCGGCAACTTCGAACCAGGAACCTTCGGCAAACAACTCTGCGAACGGATGACCCGGGTACGCAGCCGACCGACGAGACCCACCCGACAACAGGATATATACATGCCCccaggactccaggattgctctcacgtcttcgtgagaaaacatcccagacctcctctctgccctccgtACGAGGGTCCATTCCCAGTCATCCGAAGAAGcgacaagacgatcaccatccgccgcccaaagggagaagacaccgtGACCGTCGACCGCGTCAAACCCGCACACCTACACCAGCCCATCAAAATCACCAAATtccgtttcgcgaccgcgaaactagagggggagtgctgtagcggttcctga